In Pontimonas salivibrio, the sequence CAGGACCGTGTTCCCTGGCGCTCCAAGAAGCCGGTATCGCCCGCGTGGTTTTCGGAGCGTCCGATCCGGGAGACCATTCCGGCGGCGGTCACGCCACACTGTCTGCTGCCGGCATTGAGGTGGTTCCCGGTGTGATGGCTCAGCAGTCTGAAGATCTCAACACACACTGGTTTTTTGCGATGCGCCAGCAGCGTCCATTTGTGACGGCCAAGTGGGCGCAGTCGCTCGATGGGCGATCCGCCGCTCCCGACCAGACCAGTCAGTGGATTACCGGAACAGAATCCAGGCACCGTGTCCACGAACAACGAGCACAGCACGGGGTGATCATGGTGGGTACCACGACGGCGCTGGTCGATAACCCGAGCCTCACCGCCAGGACACCAGAAGGTGGCCTGGCCTCAACGCAGCCCCACGCTGTGGTGATGGGCCACCGGGAAATTCCTGAAACCTCCGCGGTGAGAAACCACCCGGGTGGATTTCAACAGATGTCCACGCACGAACCACAGCGGGCCCTGGAGGAGCTGTTTACCCAAGGCTTCCGCTCCGTGTATTTAGAGGGCGGAAAAACCCTGATGAGTGCCTTTGTCCAAGCAGACTTGGTCGACGAGCACCACATCACCATGGGGCCCATGCTGCTCGGAGGGAAATACCTTGCCGTGGACGATATCGGCGTAGAAACCATGAGTGACGCGAAAGCGCTCACCATTTCGAGTGTCGAAACACTCGGTAGTGATATCTGGGTGGTTGCCACACCCACCCGAGCGGAGGAGGAATAGGGATGTTTACCGGTCTGATTGAAGAAATGGGCTCCGTCGTTGAACGCGTGCCCTCAGGTGATGGCGAGCGCATCAGCATTTCCGCCTCTGTGGTCTTAGAAGACGTCTCCCACGGTGATTCCATCGCCGTGTCCGGCGTGTGTCTTACCGTGGTGGAGAGCACCCCACAGGGCTTTATCGCTGATGTGATGGCGGAAACCATCCGCCAGTCCAGCCTGTCGATGTGGGTCCCAGGTACTCCGGTGAACTTAGAGCGTGCGGCCGCGCTCGGTGACAGACTGGGCGGCCACATCGTGCAAGGCCACGTCGATGCCACCGCCACCGTTCTTGAAGTGACTCCCGGTGACCAGTGGAGCGTGCTGCGCTTTAGTTTGGACGAAACCATTGCCGAACTGGTCGCCATGAAGGGTTCCATTTGTGTCGACGGGGTATCGCTCACCGTGTCGGCTGTGGGTCGAGACTGGTTTGAAGTGTCACTGATCCCCGAAACCTTGAGTGCCACCACCCTGGGCGCGCTCGGTAAAGGCGACACAGTGAATATTGAGACCGACATTCTGGCCAGACAGGTCCAACGAATGCTTCAACTGCGAGAAGGCGTGGAGGTGTAATCGTGGCGATTGGTTCCATTCCTGAAGCCCTCAATCATTTACGACAGGGTCGGCCCATCATTGTGGTCGACGATGAGGCCCGCGAAAACGAAGGCGACATCGTCTTAGCCGCCGACCTGGCCACTCCCGAATGGGTGGGCTGGGCTATTCGCCACAGCTCGGGCTACCTGTGTGCACCGATGCCCTCCGATTGGGCTGACCGGCTCCAACTCCCCCTGATGGTCCGCGATAGCGAAGACCCCCGGCGAACGGCCTACGGGGTGTCGGTTGATGCTGCCGCTGGAGTGAGCACGGGAATTAGCGCTTCGGACCGCACCCGAACGCTTCGGGTACTGGCCGACCCCCACTCGAAGCCGACCGATCTCATTAGACCAGGCCACATCCTGCCCCTTCGTGCCTCCACTGGGGGTCTGATGGAGCGCCCCGGGCACACCGAAGCGACCGTGTCGCTGCTGGCGATGGCCGGGCTGCAACCGGTGGGGATGATTGGTGAAGTGGTCGGAGACGACGGCGAACTCTTACGCCTTCCCGAACTGTTGGAGCTCGGTGAGCGTGAAGGTGTTCCCGTGATCACTATCGAACAGCTCATTGCCTCCGGTGAAGTCCTCGGCGACACCTCGGTGTTGGGTGCCATGCACCAAGGGTCGCGCGACCAACAGCGAGTGATTTTTGAAGTCGAAACCGATGTTCCGACCGAACACGGCACGTTCACCCTTCGCGCCTACCGTGACCGCGCCACCGGCGCGGACCATGTCGCCATTGTCTCCGGTGAGCCACATGACGGGATGCTGGTGCGCCTGCACTCCGAATGCCTCACCGGCGAAGCCATGGGGTCACTGAAATGTGAGTGTGGCCCCCAACTTCGATCCGCCATGGAAACCATCCACGAAAGAGGCGGTGCGGTCATTTATTTGCGTGGCCACGAAGGTCGAGGTATTGGCCTGATCAACAAACTGCGCGCATACCGCCTGCAAGAATCGGGCCTGGACACACTGGACGCCAACCTGGCGTTAGGTTTGCCCGCCGATGCCCGCGACTACGGTGCCGCGGCAGCCATCCTGAAAGATATGGACATTTCCGAAGTGAAGCTCCTCAGCAACAACCCAGAAAAGAAGCGGCAACTGGAACAACACGGGATTACCGTGTCGGAATCAGAACCCCTCGTGGTGGGTATTGGCGCCGACAATTTCGGTTACCTGGAAGCAAAACGCGACCGGATGGGCCACACCCTCCCCGGACAGTTAGAAACGGGAGCAATTCCGATACCTCAGGAGGACACCAAATAATGAGCGGCGACGGAGCACCAGAGATTACCCCGGTGAACGCCCCAGGCCTGCGTGTTGCTGTGGTCGCTGGAACGTGGCACACCGAGATTGCTGAAGGCCTCCTCGCGGGTGCGCTGCGCTATCTGGAAAAGACTTCCGCCACGGTGACGGTGCTCCGGGTGCCGGGCAGTTTTGAGCTGCCCCTGGCCTGCCAACGGGTCTTGGAAGGCGGCGCTGATGCTGTCGTCGCACTGGGTGTGATCATCCGCGGTGGGACACCACACTTCGAATACGTTGCCAGTGCCGCCACGGACGGGCTCTCCCGGGTGGCGCTCGATTCGGGTAAACCGGTGGGTTTCGGTGTTCTCACTGTTGATGATGAACAGCAGGGTCTTGATCGCGCTGGCCTTGAGGGCTCAGTGGAAGACAAAGGCGCAGAAGCGGCCGATGCGGCTGTTCGCCTCGCTCTCAGCCTGCGAGAGCTTTCTGGCTCTTAGGCTGGTAGCACCATGAGCGATGAGGAACGACGCCAACGCGTCACGGGTGACTCCGCCAAACGCGCAAAACGGCGAGGAGCCTTGCTTCGCTGGTGGGACACCACCAGCGAGTCACTGCGTCGGAAAATCAAACCCCTCTTAAAGCCCCTCTACCGCCGCTTTCAGATTCGCAGTGTCATTGCCTGGTTTGTCCCCGGTTGGGGTGAGGTCAGCAAAAGCCCCGGCGGTGTTGCCCTTGTTGGCAATCTGCGGCCTGGCCCCGATGACGCGCCGCTTATTGCCGCCGTGGGCGACTTTGGTTCCGGGAAAGAACCTTCCTTTGACGTTGCGAAAATGATTTCCGCCGAGGGTGCCCAGGCGGTTGTCACCCTCGGTGACAACGTCTACTACCAAACCGGTTACCAAGCATTGGTAGGAAACCTCTACGGCGACTATTTGGAAGCGGGAGCATTTTTTCCCGCAACCGGCAACCACGACTATTCGGAGGGTCGAGGCATTGCGCTGTTTGATCGCTACTTCGATTTTCTAGGTGGCCACCGGTGGTACCGCGTCACACTGGGACCGTTCGAATTTTTTATGCTCGATTCCCACCAAGCACTGCACCACCCCGATATTTTCACGAAGCAATACGACTGGTTAGAAGCCGCCGTTGCTGACTCGACAGCGCAGTGGAAAGCCGTGGTCGTTCACCATCCTCCGCATTCGGCAAGAAGCCGTTCGCAAAAAGAGTTTCGTTTCCCCTACGACAAGTGGGGTGTGGACCTGGTGCTCTCCGGCCACGACCACACCATGCAGCACCTGGAGTTTGATGGTGTGCACTACATCGTTGACGGTGTGGGTGGGGGCAGCCTGCACAAGTTCGAAGAACTCCTGGAGGGCACCCAGTACCGGCTCTCGGGCCGATACGGCGCATTTTTCATGCAACCCATAGACACCGATCTTCACTGCTACTTCAAGACCACTGAGGGTGACGTGGTCCACGAATTCACCATCACTCACCAATAATTTTCGAAGCCTTCGCCGCGAGCACACAAAGAGCCTCAAGAAGGCAGGACACTTTTGGTGGTCGGTGACTGGAGAAAGCCCGAAGCGCCGAGGCCTCAATTACTCTCGAACGCTCTTACCTGAGCTCAAATAGGTGAGGCACTGGAAATATTCGGCGAAGGTGCCGCAGTCAAAATAGGGCTCCCGGGCAGGGACACCCCTCACATCGAGACCACGGCTCAGGCACTCGTCAATGAGATAACCACCCGTGGTTGCATTGGGGTCAAGAAATTCTTCCGTGTGCTTGGCAAACTCCATCACACCCCAGTGGGAGCCAAAATCGTGTGAGGAATCTTTATCCGCATGTTGGACGACGGCGTTGTTTTCGCCCAATCGGACACTGCCTACATTTCCCACCTGTTCCGGGCGTGTGGGGTAAAGCCGGAGCACCATGTCATGACCGGGGTGTTGATAGAGCTCGCGGTAAGGGTTTTCTCCCACAAAATACGTGTCGGGCATGCCCAACACGCAAGAGTCGTATGCCACCCCCGCTAGAGCACTACGCAATGTTTCTGCCATGGTGTGGGTGTTGAGCTCAATGACATCAACGTGGGCACCAAAATCGAAGGATTTCACCACACCCACCCACTCGGTGCGGGTGGGGATGATGATCCGATCCACAGTGGGCTGCATCAATCGGACGTGGTAATCCAAAAGACACTGCACGTCTTCTGAGACGGGCAACAGGAATTTGGGGATGCCATTCATCCGGGACGCCGTTCCCGATGAAGGCAAAAGCCCAATACGCATGGCCTCGAGTATAGAAGCCCCCACCTGATCACAAATCAGTCGAAGAACAACACCCGCAGTCGCCTGGTGGCAAAGAGGGTGCCGATTGTGCCGAGCACGACGAAGTAAGCCACATGGCCCAGCGTGGCCAGGCTGACTGCTCCGGTGGTTAACGCACGCAACATTTCCACACCGTGCCACAGCGGCAAGACTTGAACCACCCACTGCAGCGGTTCGGGGTACACATCGAGCGGGTAGAAAGTTCCGGAGAACAAAAACAGCGGCAGGAGGGCAAAGTTCACCCAACTCATCTGTTGGAAGGTGGTGAGGTAACTGGTGACGCTCATCCCAATCGCTGCGAAACACAATGCGATCAGCACCACGGCAGGAAGTGCCAACAGTGCCCACGGGGAGAGGACAAGACCTAAGAGTTGCATGACGATTAAAAACCCGCTGGCGTATAGCGCACCACGCATCAGCGCGAGAGTAATTTCACCGACGGCCACGTCGAGTGGTCCCAGCGTGGTTTGCAGCATCCCCTCGTAGAGGCGCTGGAAGTTGAGTTTGAAGAACACGTTCCAGGTCGAATCAAACACCGCGCCATTCATCGCCGCCACGGCCAAAAGCGCCGGGGCGATGTAGGCGGCGTAGCTCACTGATTCACCGGCGGCGTTTTCCACCTCACCGACGAGTGCACCAAAGCCCACACCGATGGAGAGCAGATAGAACACCGGCTCGAAGAAACCACTGAGAATCACCAGGGCGTTTGTGGACTTTGTGGCCTCTAGACCTCGGCGCAAGACCGCACGAATATTTCCTGCGTAAAGACCCGCCAATGACGCCGGTAACCAACGGTGTGTTTTCTGCTCCGGCAGTGGCGCAACTTGTGTCACGAGCTCAGCCGTTTCGTAAACGTGCGAATGGCGAGTGTGACACCCAACACGATCAGTATCGCCAAATACACAGCGTGCACCACGGTCAACCAGGTGGGCTCAACGTGACCGTAAGACACCACTCGGCCCCATTCGGCGCCGTGCCACAGCGGCGAAATCCAGCCGATGGGTTGCAAGAAAACGGGTAATTGTTCGAGCGGGAAAAAGGTTCCCGAAAAGAGAAAGAGTGGCACAAAAATCAGCCGGTAGAGCATAGGTAGCTGGCCCCGGTCAGTGGTGATTGTCGCGGCATACGCCATGATCAGACTGCCAAGGGCCATACCGGTCATCGCGGCAATGGGGACCATCCACAGTGCCGACCACTGAGAAATACCGCCAAAGGCAATGATTACTAGAAAGTAGATCGCGGCCGTTGCCAGCATCCGTATGGCCACAAACGTCACATGACCCACGACAATGTCGACCCCGCGAAGTGGGGTTTGATGCATCGCAGTAAATATCGGCCGGTATCGAAATCCAACCAAGATTTGGTAGGTGGATTCTTCGTTTGCCACAAACACGGCCGACATGGCGAATAGGGCCGGGGCGACAAAAACCAAATAGTCGACACCCTGAACGCCACCTGGCACGAGACTGCCGAGCCCCACACCCAACGCGAGTAAATACACCACCGGGTTGGCGATGCTGGTGATGAACGCACTGGAGGCATAGCCGCGAAGGGCCCGAATTTTCCGCTCCGTGACAAACCAAAAACGCCACGGTGAAGGCCTTGTGGTGATCCCTGCGGCGACCCCTTCGGGGGTCTTCTGTTCAATGACACTCATTCGATCAGGCTCCGACCGGTCAAGGTCAAAAAGACGTCTTCCAGGCTCGAGCGGCGCACAAGCGAAGTGACCGGTTCGATGCCTTCACCTTTCAGGTGGTGCAGCAGTGCTTCACCATCGTCGGTGTACGCCAGTAGTCGGTCGGGAAGGACTTCCAAAGATTGGGCCGCCTGGCGAATCGAGTCAGCCATTTGCTCGTTTCGGTCAGAGCCGAAGCGCAATTCGACGACTTCTTTGCTCGAATACTGCCGAATCAGAGCGCTCGGTGAATCTTCGGCCATGATCCGGCCCTCGTCGATGACCACTAGACGGTCACAAAGCTGTTCGGCTTCATCCATGTAATGGGTGGTGAGAACCAGTGTGGTGCCTTGCTCTTTGAGGCGAAACAGCCTGTCCCAGAGCACGTGACGGGCCTGCGGGTCCAAACCTGTGGTCGGTTCATCCAAGAGCAGGATTTTCGGGTCGTTAATCAGCGACCGGGCAATCGTGAGACGCCTTTTCATGCCACCGCTCAGCGAATCCACTTTTTGGTCGGCTTTGTCCTGCAGTTCCGCGAAATCGAGAAGCGCCTCAGCGCGCTCTTTCAACCACGCAGTGGGTAGCCCAAAATAGCGACCGTAGACGATGAGGTTGTCTCGCACCAATAGTTCATGATCAAGGTTGTCCTGTTGGGGCACCACACCCAACTGGGCTCGAATCGCAGGACCTTCCACATTGGGGTCCATACCCAAAATGTCTAACTCACCGGAGGTTCTGCCGGACACTGCACCCACCATCCGCATAGTGGTGGATTTTCCCGCGCCATTTGGGCCCAACAGTCCAAATGACTCACCCGGGGCGACCTCGAAATTGATGTGGTCGACAGCGGTCGTCTCGTCATAGACCTTGGTGAGTTCTCGTGCAGTGATTACCGCGTGTGCCTTTGTCACAAGCGTCGAGCCTAACCACCGTGAGTGGTTATCCGCTGAGCGAACATGAGCGTCTCGCACAGCCACAGCGAACACACTGAGAGGACAACACATTGGCTAGGTGCGGGCCCTATGGTCAGCGACCCCGAG encodes:
- the ribD gene encoding bifunctional diaminohydroxyphosphoribosylaminopyrimidine deaminase/5-amino-6-(5-phosphoribosylamino)uracil reductase RibD translates to MNNTAQDQNTLEAMARALSLAARSPEVGRNPRVGCVLTDDSGNIVAEGYHLGAGHPHAEVEALGDARAKGVDTRGLTAVVTLEPCNHHGTTGPCSLALQEAGIARVVFGASDPGDHSGGGHATLSAAGIEVVPGVMAQQSEDLNTHWFFAMRQQRPFVTAKWAQSLDGRSAAPDQTSQWITGTESRHRVHEQRAQHGVIMVGTTTALVDNPSLTARTPEGGLASTQPHAVVMGHREIPETSAVRNHPGGFQQMSTHEPQRALEELFTQGFRSVYLEGGKTLMSAFVQADLVDEHHITMGPMLLGGKYLAVDDIGVETMSDAKALTISSVETLGSDIWVVATPTRAEEE
- a CDS encoding riboflavin synthase gives rise to the protein MFTGLIEEMGSVVERVPSGDGERISISASVVLEDVSHGDSIAVSGVCLTVVESTPQGFIADVMAETIRQSSLSMWVPGTPVNLERAAALGDRLGGHIVQGHVDATATVLEVTPGDQWSVLRFSLDETIAELVAMKGSICVDGVSLTVSAVGRDWFEVSLIPETLSATTLGALGKGDTVNIETDILARQVQRMLQLREGVEV
- the ribA gene encoding GTP cyclohydrolase II, yielding MAIGSIPEALNHLRQGRPIIVVDDEARENEGDIVLAADLATPEWVGWAIRHSSGYLCAPMPSDWADRLQLPLMVRDSEDPRRTAYGVSVDAAAGVSTGISASDRTRTLRVLADPHSKPTDLIRPGHILPLRASTGGLMERPGHTEATVSLLAMAGLQPVGMIGEVVGDDGELLRLPELLELGEREGVPVITIEQLIASGEVLGDTSVLGAMHQGSRDQQRVIFEVETDVPTEHGTFTLRAYRDRATGADHVAIVSGEPHDGMLVRLHSECLTGEAMGSLKCECGPQLRSAMETIHERGGAVIYLRGHEGRGIGLINKLRAYRLQESGLDTLDANLALGLPADARDYGAAAAILKDMDISEVKLLSNNPEKKRQLEQHGITVSESEPLVVGIGADNFGYLEAKRDRMGHTLPGQLETGAIPIPQEDTK
- the ribH gene encoding 6,7-dimethyl-8-ribityllumazine synthase, which codes for MSGDGAPEITPVNAPGLRVAVVAGTWHTEIAEGLLAGALRYLEKTSATVTVLRVPGSFELPLACQRVLEGGADAVVALGVIIRGGTPHFEYVASAATDGLSRVALDSGKPVGFGVLTVDDEQQGLDRAGLEGSVEDKGAEAADAAVRLALSLRELSGS
- a CDS encoding metallophosphoesterase family protein, encoding MSDEERRQRVTGDSAKRAKRRGALLRWWDTTSESLRRKIKPLLKPLYRRFQIRSVIAWFVPGWGEVSKSPGGVALVGNLRPGPDDAPLIAAVGDFGSGKEPSFDVAKMISAEGAQAVVTLGDNVYYQTGYQALVGNLYGDYLEAGAFFPATGNHDYSEGRGIALFDRYFDFLGGHRWYRVTLGPFEFFMLDSHQALHHPDIFTKQYDWLEAAVADSTAQWKAVVVHHPPHSARSRSQKEFRFPYDKWGVDLVLSGHDHTMQHLEFDGVHYIVDGVGGGSLHKFEELLEGTQYRLSGRYGAFFMQPIDTDLHCYFKTTEGDVVHEFTITHQ
- a CDS encoding nucleotidyltransferase family protein — protein: MRIGLLPSSGTASRMNGIPKFLLPVSEDVQCLLDYHVRLMQPTVDRIIIPTRTEWVGVVKSFDFGAHVDVIELNTHTMAETLRSALAGVAYDSCVLGMPDTYFVGENPYRELYQHPGHDMVLRLYPTRPEQVGNVGSVRLGENNAVVQHADKDSSHDFGSHWGVMEFAKHTEEFLDPNATTGGYLIDECLSRGLDVRGVPAREPYFDCGTFAEYFQCLTYLSSGKSVRE
- a CDS encoding ABC transporter permease, which produces MPEQKTHRWLPASLAGLYAGNIRAVLRRGLEATKSTNALVILSGFFEPVFYLLSIGVGFGALVGEVENAAGESVSYAAYIAPALLAVAAMNGAVFDSTWNVFFKLNFQRLYEGMLQTTLGPLDVAVGEITLALMRGALYASGFLIVMQLLGLVLSPWALLALPAVVLIALCFAAIGMSVTSYLTTFQQMSWVNFALLPLFLFSGTFYPLDVYPEPLQWVVQVLPLWHGVEMLRALTTGAVSLATLGHVAYFVVLGTIGTLFATRRLRVLFFD
- a CDS encoding ABC transporter permease, encoding MSVIEQKTPEGVAAGITTRPSPWRFWFVTERKIRALRGYASSAFITSIANPVVYLLALGVGLGSLVPGGVQGVDYLVFVAPALFAMSAVFVANEESTYQILVGFRYRPIFTAMHQTPLRGVDIVVGHVTFVAIRMLATAAIYFLVIIAFGGISQWSALWMVPIAAMTGMALGSLIMAYAATITTDRGQLPMLYRLIFVPLFLFSGTFFPLEQLPVFLQPIGWISPLWHGAEWGRVVSYGHVEPTWLTVVHAVYLAILIVLGVTLAIRTFTKRLSS
- a CDS encoding ABC transporter ATP-binding protein is translated as MTKAHAVITARELTKVYDETTAVDHINFEVAPGESFGLLGPNGAGKSTTMRMVGAVSGRTSGELDILGMDPNVEGPAIRAQLGVVPQQDNLDHELLVRDNLIVYGRYFGLPTAWLKERAEALLDFAELQDKADQKVDSLSGGMKRRLTIARSLINDPKILLLDEPTTGLDPQARHVLWDRLFRLKEQGTTLVLTTHYMDEAEQLCDRLVVIDEGRIMAEDSPSALIRQYSSKEVVELRFGSDRNEQMADSIRQAAQSLEVLPDRLLAYTDDGEALLHHLKGEGIEPVTSLVRRSSLEDVFLTLTGRSLIE